The region CCACCCAAGGGATACCAACCCGTGCAGTGACTATTTATGATAGGGTCGTAAAAAGTCCATTAATGGCTTTTTGCGAAGTCATCATTTTGACATAGGCGTTCCGCATTCGGGGGTGGAGATGGATCATGATCCTGTAACAGGCTTTCTCGTGTACGCCGGGTTTCGCAGTTCCCTGGCCCGGGAACTCTCAAGGGCCAGGAGGGAGCATCGGTCTCTGACCTTGGGCCTCGTCTCGGTGGGAGGATGGGAAGCGTACCTTTCCGAAAAAGGACCCGCTGCGGCCGATAAGGTCATCCGTCAAATCGCGGCATTTTTTGAGGATGGATGCCGTGATTTCGACACAACGGGGAGATACAGCCCATCAATATTCTCCATCATCTTTCCTGGGTTGAGTGTGGACCATGGCGTCGGGGTCGTATCCCGAATCCTGGGGGGGGTATTAAAGAAGACCGCATCGGTGAAAGGCGCCGAGTCCCTGGTATTAAGAGCCGCAGTTGCCGGTTATCCCCACGACGCTTCTACTACCGAGAGGCTCATGGAGATAGCCGAGGCTTCCCTTTTCAAGACTGTCGATGCAAAATCGGGGGATGTCGCCAGGTGGACCGAAGAAACGTAGTATCCCTATCGTGTCGGAATCCTTTTAGTCCTGCCGTCCAGTACCCGTGCCAGTCTGACGGGGTCCTTGATAAACGGCATATTCCCGGAGGAAAGACGGGCAAGGGGTCGTTCAAGGTTGGGGTCCACAAAGATCATGTGGGCCGAAAGATAGGATGGCGGTTCCCGGTATTGCTGTTTTCCCTTGGTGATAATACCCGTGAAAATTCCCTGGAGGATGGATTCGCCGGTACTATGGTATTCCCCGTCCCCATATGCCAGGACCAGCAGATCGGCGCCCAGGGCGGACGCCACGGTTTTAGCGGACTTCATGGATCTTCCCGAACTGTGGTCGGGTGGTGAGTCGGCAGGTGCGATTCCCTCCGCCAGTGCCAGTTCCATGAAGGCCTCCGAAAGTCCCCGGTCCTTTCCCAGACGCTCCTCGACGTCCAGGGGCGCGAGAACCTTGTAGCCCCGGTAAACCATAACGCCGGATAATGCCTGCTGAACGACAGCCCCCAGTTCGTTGGACAGATCCGTGTCGGGGGAGGTGAAGG is a window of Deltaproteobacteria bacterium DNA encoding:
- a CDS encoding GGDEF domain-containing protein produces the protein MDHDPVTGFLVYAGFRSSLARELSRARREHRSLTLGLVSVGGWEAYLSEKGPAAADKVIRQIAAFFEDGCRDFDTTGRYSPSIFSIIFPGLSVDHGVGVVSRILGGVLKKTASVKGAESLVLRAAVAGYPHDASTTERLMEIAEASLFKTVDAKSGDVARWTEET